CTATCTCTACCACGTTATTGGTCTCTATTCCAATCGGACTCGAGATGGTGTGTACCACCTCCCCAACCTCATTTTTGATAATTGCTCCCGGACCACTCTAGCCTGGGTTCCCCCTACTTGCACCGTCAAAATTTAGTTTCTGCCACCCTATTGGTGGAGCCTGCCACGTGGTATTTTGCCTGAGAGCTTTTTTATCATTTAATTTATGATCACTACTCTGTTTGAAGGACTGAGATTTTTATATATCCGAGTCCCACTTAGATGAAAATTTGAGATTCACCCCTTGAATTCTACCATTGATTActtcctctatcaccctcttgaTCATAACCAATAGGACATGGACCTCCAAAGCTTCTTTTTTAAAAATCCTCCTATTATgttccttccagatatgccaaaCTAGCAATGACAGGCTGACTATCCATAGGATGTCCCATTTTGAGAATCTGCCTCTGGTCGGCCAAGCCAACAAGAACTCCTTAAATGTTGAATTTCTAGAGGTGCTGAAATGCAATAACTCTAGTAGCCAATCCCAACATTGACTCGCAAAGGGACACCAAAAGAGAAGGTGGTTTGGCGTTTCCTCCTCCCATTTGCATAGGGTGCACCAGCTTGGCTCGGAGAACCCGATCGACTTCAATTTGCTCCCGATTAAAATTCTACCATGGATAGCAATCCAAAGAAAGGCTCCCACCTTTGGAAGAGGCCACTTGCCCCAACATAGGATTGAAGGCCAATCACCattcttctccctcttcctctagAGCTCGTAACCAAGGTTAACTCTGTAATCCCCTGATTTGGAAGCACTCCAAAGTAAGCTATCCTCTTCCTCAGAGGGAAACACCTTCTTCAACAAGAGAATGTCTGAGAGCCTCTTTTGGTTGACTTGATGCCATTCCCCCACACTTTTCCATGACAAGTTTTGAATTTGGAGATAATCAGCCACCCATGGCCCTACAGATGCTTCCACATGGTTTACCCAGTCCTTATCCTCAAACAGGTCATCTATTGGAACATCCCCATTCCAAGAGTCCTGCCAAAATCTCGCTCTTTTACCATTTCTAATCTTCTAAGAGAGGTGATCAGTGAGCAGTTTGCGGCTTTCCCAAATGAATTTCTAGAAAGGAGAGCCTCTTGCTATGTTGGCCAGTGTCAAGATCTTGTCGGGGGAATTGGAGCCCAGGTATTTTGCTACCATAATTCTACACCATAGTTTCTGAGGATATTTAAACATCTTCCACCCCAGCTTAGCTCCTAACGCCAGATTCTGTAAATTCATCTTTCTCAAACCTACTCCTCCTTCTTCCTTGATCATGTAGGCCATTTCCCAATTAATCAAAGGGATCCTGCTTGTTTCCTTCGATCCCTCCCATAGGAATTTCTTAAGCAAAATGTCCAAAGCTAGGTAAGCTCTATTGCTTAACCTATAAAAAGACATGTAGTATACGGGGATGCCAGATAAAACAACCTTGATCATTTGAATTCTCCCGGCCTGCGATAACCACCATTTTTTCCAAGACGTCGCTTTGTGTTGACATCTGCTGATCACCTCTTCCCACATTTTGTTGTCAACTCTTCTAGAAAAGAGAGGAACACCAAGATAAGTAAACAAAAATTCTCCCACCGCAAAGCCTAAGATTTCTGCAATTCTTGACATGTGCCTTCAATTTGTGTTTAGGAAAAAGACCAACGATTTGTTCTTGTTCATACTTTGGCGGGAGCAAAACTCATAGGAGTCGAGCACACTTCTTATGGATTTTGCCTCCCTTTCCGAAGCCTCCCCAAACAAattgtgtcatctgcaaattgggaGTGAGAGATATGCTCCAGATCATCATGAATGGATATCCCTCGCCAAAGGCCCAACTTGACCTGCTTCTTAATGTTTCTACCCAAAGCTTCTgccataagaaaaaataaaaagggagACATTGGATCACCTTGTCTCAAACCATTAGTATCCTGGAAGAATCCGCTAACGGAACCATTCACGAGAATAGAGAAGTTGACTAAAGAAATGCTATGCTTTATGCAATGTACCCATTTTCTTTATCAAAGCCAAACTGAAGAAGAACATCCAAAAGAAAGGACCACCTAGCTCTATTGTATGCCTTGCTGACATCTAATCTAATTACCATACCTGGGCTCCTGGTTATTTGCATTGAGTGAATGGTTTCTTTCGTAGAAAGGATGCTGTCCATAATTTCCCTACCTGGAATGAACCCATGTTGTTCAGAAGAGATGATCTTATTGAGCAGAGGTTTCAATCTGTTCATAATTGCCTTTGACACTATCTTGTATAGAGAATTGCACTGGGATATCGGGCAGAAGTCCATCATGGTCGAACACTCCTGCTTTTTGGGGATCAGAACTATGACCGTATTATTCAGTTCTCTAACGAACCTGCCTTTTCTCCTAAAATCTTCTGCCACCTTTAAAATATCTTCTCCCATGAATCCacaacatttttggaagaattcCATCATCATATCATCGAGCCTAGGAGATTTGAATGGGGGGTTGTCAAAAGTAGCCTTCCTGATTTCCTGAAGCGTGAAGGGTTGCATTAACTGAAAATTTTCTTCCTCCGAAACTAATTTGGGAATGATGTCTAGCAAGGAGGTGGGAAGATGATCATAAATACTATCTCCAAGGAGTGCTTTGAAATGGTTAACTGCAATCCCTTCGATGACCTCCGCCTTATCTTTCCAGGCCCCAACCCCATCCTGAATACGAGTAATCCGATTGTTAACTCTTTTTTCTTTGACAGAGGCATGGAAAATTTTTGTATTCAAATCGCCTTCCCTGATCTAGTGCTTCCTACATTTATCTCACCAGTAAATTTCCTCTCTGAGCAAAAGTTCTGACAGTTTAGCTTTGAGCTTATTTTCTCTGATGAACTCATCATTGGATATGCCTACTGAGATAATGATGTTGTTTAGGTTATCTAACTCTGTTTCCACTCTAAGTTTCTCTGCAAAAATGTTCTTGAACGAGACCTCGTTCCATTCTCTAATGGTCTGCTTCACCATCTTGAGCCTTTTAACAAAGCGGAAGCTCGAGGTCCCTGAGAAAATATCACTTTCTGCCCACCAAGCTTCCAACTTTGGAGGAAAATCCTTATCTCTCCACCACATACTTTGAAATTTGAAACTCCCTTTGTAAAAATTATTGGCTTCCTGAAAACTTAATTGGACTGAGAAATGATCCGATAAAGGGAGAATGCAGGAGGCCAAGTTGAAGGCTGAGTCCATCCAATAAGGCCCTACCATAAATTTGTCCAATCTCTCTGAGATTCTTGCAAAATTGGCTCTCCTATTGGTCCATGTGAACTTACCATTTTTTGGGATAACATCAAGGAGGTTATTCGTGGACATGAATTCCCTGAAATCTTCCATCACCTTGTTGGTCATATGCAACCCCCCTTACTTCTCTTCTAGAGCAAGCAATGcattgaaatctcctgcaacaatgaCTCTATCTTTGACAGTGGAGGCAATCCTGTCCGAGATGTCCTTCCACAACTATGCTTTTTCTTCAATCTTTGTCGGACCATAAACATTGACTAGGGGGAAAACCTCATTTTCTGATAAACTATGTGGTACTCCAAACAACTAATGGTCAAATTTCTCCAAGTCCATCACCTTTATCTTATGGGGGTTCCAAAGGATTCCTAGACCCCTGACAGAACCTCTAGCTTCTTGAAAAAAGCCTTCCCACTGATTGCACGAGTGAAGAAAACTAAGGGCTTTATCCAAACATAGTTTAGTTTCCTGGAGAAGAATAATATCACTATCTGCTCTTAACAACACTCATTTGACCAAGAGTTTCTTGTCTGGGGTTGAaagacccctgacattccaagtggTAATATTCATTTCTCACCAAGGGAGGCGCCATCTCCCTTGGCTTTTTTCATAAACTCGAAAACATTAATGATGCCTTTTTCCTTGGCTCTGTCTTCTCTCTACTTCATATTTGATCTTCTACCCCGACTGCCCTTTGCCTTACCTAACAAAATATTAATAGATTGGCTGATACATCTCTGATCTATATAGTCCAGAATATCCTATTGGAAGGAGTTGTTGTCAGGTCCCCtatcatattcaacttctgtaTCTGAGCATCCTTTTTATTGTGCAAGGCTCTCCAACAATAGAGGATTTAACTCTCCCTCCTTCACCACCTTATTGTTTGCATATGAAATCTCCTCTGATTTGCAACTACTCAAAGGGGCCCTCTGTTGCTCTAAGTTCTGGGTAGATGCCTTCTCTTGTGGAACGGTTGTCGTAACCACCTTTCGATCACCCACAATTTCCACCCACTTTTTTACTGATTTGCTACCACAAGGATGTATCCCTACATCATGATCCATGACCTCTCTTCATCCCCTACATGGGATGGGAACTTCAACCTTGACCTATTGCTTCCATTGCCTAGGGCCGGCCTTGAGAAGAATGACAATTGTTATCTTTTTAACCACTACTATCTTAATTCTGACATACAGATAGGAATCATTCTCAATGATATCCTCATCCACTTCCACCAATGTACCCAACGATCTTCCTATGCAATCTAGACTAACCTCCCCCCAATACTCCATCAGGAGATTATACAACCAGATCCAAATGGGTTCATTGTACATTGCTAGCAGAATCGGGTCAAAGTTTGGTTGCCATGGCTGAAGATACAAGTATGCCGAACCGAAAGTCCAATTTTGTTGGTTCAAGGCCCTAGTTCTATCTGACTCCTCTCTGAAAATAACTATAAAGAAACCTTTCAGAATGAACTTCAGAAAAACCTCTTGACTCCAATTGTCTTTAACCCAGGCTCTAGTCTAGATTCGAGAGATCCTTGCCCCAATGAATCTCCCAATAACCGCCATCTCACTCCataaagcaatatcttcttcaatatCTTCCAACAGGGCTATATCTATCTCTAGTTCAATGCTATCCACTCGAGATGCATGTTTGAAAATTTCTCCATGACTCCCTCCTCTACCTGCTCTGGCTCTGTTGGTGATGGGATCTTTGCGTAGATCATTCCTTCTGAATCGTCTGCCATTACCAGATTGTTGAAACCCTTGAAATCTCCGATGCATCTCTCAGTTTCCCCACTAGGTAAATATAAATGTTATTTTgtctataaaattatatttttcaaaaaaatatttataaacaatatatataaatttttttatttaattaaataggataaGAACAAAATAAAGCTTGATCAAAAGATTAAATTTATTGTTGAGAAATTTGTTTTAGATTTTTGTTTgactaatttttttatattattgaaaAATATGAGTAAATGTGCATTGATTTTTATGCGCAGAACTAAACTATACTCTTAAATTGATATTTACAATAAAGAAGAAAACTTTTCTATTCAATTAAAGAATGATTtactatacaatatatatatatatatatatatatatatatatatatatatatatatatatatatatatatatatatatatattcattataaTATCTTTAAATAAAAGTTCATGATATTGTTGGGGAAAAGTGTCTCAACCTTGCTCCTaatgttaatattttttttgtattgataTAGTTAATAAACTAGATTACAAACAAGTATGCAACTGTTTTAGCAGTTAGTTATAATTGTACAATATAGGAACAACTTGTTACTTAGTAACTGTACAAAAATGTGAGTAAGTGATTTGCCAGTAACAACTATACGTGAGTCTAATTACAATAatgacaaaaaaaagaaaaagaattgtcCATGGTGTATGCGTAGATTACATCTAGATGATCCATCATGTAGGTCCTTCCATCTAGAAAAGCCTGCGATCATCCAACATCCTTGTAGATTGGATCATTTTCTATCTAACCTAGTGGCCATTGCCTCTAATTTCTTCCATGAGAGCGTCGAGGGCGTTCACAAAAGGAGTTCTCTCAACATTGGTTCTCCCCCAAGTGTATCCATGGGATAGCTCAAAAATGAATACTATGGCATGTCCATCTGAAAGGAACCTCTAGAACTTCTCTTTGTTAACCTTGAACACCATAGTGACTTGCGTGTAGACAGAGTGGAGGGTGAGACTTCGAAAAGACTTAGTAAGGACCCTGATTTGCCCTTGAAATTTTTCTAAATTCCCAATTTTCCATAAATACCAAAGGATATCACCAGAAAGTAAATTCCAGAACACATTAGTAtctttcttaagtcctttaatgacCCCTATAACAACATCAAGAATATTACAATGCACAGGAAGAGTAAATCCAAACATAAGCCAAATTTCCTTAGCAACAATGCAGTCAAAAAATATATGTCTACTGGTTTCCTTGACTTTACAGATAGAGCACAGGTCCTCTTTAGAGTAGTCCAATCTGGTAGGGAGCTTGTCAAGAACTAACATCCATCTAAAGGCTTTCTTCCTCGGAGCCAATGGAGAGCCCATAGAGATTTAAAGATTTGACCCCATTGAGCTCACGACAGGTCAGAATACCAGATCGAGTTGAGATGGTTGAGGATGTTGCAATCAGAggagagggttttataaataacAAGAGGTTTAAGGTTCCCAATCAGACTTCCATCAGACCAAGTGAAGGAAAGAAGGTGGCTAACATCACAAGCAATGGGAGGCTGGAGGAAATTATAGGCATTGCACAAGATGTTATATCTCCTTTTATTAGAAAGAGGTAGATTAAATTTAGCAGAGAGCTCTTCCCAAGGGATCAAAGTTTTGTTTCTTATGATGTCTTTGAAGCAACAAATACCTTTGCTGGCCCATTTTTTGGCCGAACACCCTTGGGTAAGGGCTAGAGGCTTATCTTTATGGGTTAAGTTCCACAAAATTGACCTATCCCCATACACTTTATTAACATGGCTTCTCCAACCATTGCCAACATTAGATCTAATAATTCCCATGATTTCCAGATGGTTTTAAAGATAATAGAGCCTACGGTAGAAACTAAAAAGGATCCAACTAGTAGATCACTAATGGGGAGGAACTTCCAAGGTTTAGCTTTCTTAGGAACCCTCATGCTAATATTATTATGAACGAGCACTTTCCATGGTTCATTACCTTCCAGagcatgaaaaatccatttggtAGCCAATGCAATCCCTTGGGTTTTCAAATCCTTAAGACCCGGACCACCAATAGATTTATCCATGCAACACCAATCCCATTTGACTGAGTGAGCTTGTGACCTCTTTCATCTGACCACAAAAAGTCTTTGATGGTTTTCTAGATCTCATTGATCTAATAGTTATTGAACATCCATAAAGATGCATAGTAAATACTGTAAGATGAGAGAATCTTTTAGCACACTTGCATTCTTCCTTCCGATGATAAATAGTGCTTTTTCCACTTGGAGAGCTTGGATTCAATCTTCCCCTTAATCCATGCCCACATGTCCTTAAGGCAAGGAGAGATTGCAAAAGGGATCCCTAGATATTTGACAATTGTGTTCGGTCCTCCCCACTGATACCCATAGGTAGAGAGCTAGTTTGGAGGTTTCTTAGTCCATCTGAGCAGGGTAGATTTGGGCTGGGAGATCTTAGCCCCTGCGGCATCACAAAACAAGGGGAGCTTGGATGATAGAGCATCCAAATTCAAAGAAAATGGCagtgtcatctacaaattggatgttgatcaACTCTGAGTTGTCTAGGAGGGAGATTCCCTTAACCCTAGGGGAGTGAGAGTTGTCCCTGAGAAGATAAAATAGAGCATCAAAGGCAATCACAAAAAGAGAAGGGGCAAGAGGGCAGCACTACCTAATAGATCTGCTCAACTCAAATGGATGAGAAATTAGACCATTCACTTCTACCTGGGCATGAGAATCCCTAAGAAGGACCTTAACAAACCGGCAAAAGATCTTGGGAAACCCAAAGGCTTGGAGAATAGTGGTGATGAAACCCCATTCAATCCTATCATAGGATTTTTCAAAGTCTAACAAAACATTGGCCACCTTTTGATCTGAGACTCTagcccattccatggcctcccaatgtgtaatcaaattttccaagatgTATCTCCCTTTAATGAAGCCGGTTTGGGTGGGGCATATAAACTTGGAGAGGATATTTTCAAGCCTTAAGGCGAGCATTTTAGCAAGAATCTTGTAAGAGACATTGAGTAGAGTAATAGGGTACCTATTTTTTATTAGAGCCTTGTCCCCTTCTTTGGGAATAAGCTTGATCAATCATCTATTAATGTTAATTCCCAGAGTTCCGATCTTGATGGCTTCATTATAGACCTCAAGAAAATCATCAGCCAGCAATATTAGCCTTATAAAACTCTATGGTAAGCCCATCCAGTCTTGGGGCTTTGTCATTATGAAGGGAATTAATAGCTCTAATAATCTCCTCCACTAAAAAGGGTCTACTAAGAGAGATAGTCTCATCGGGAGATACAAGCTTAGGTATAAGCTCCTTACATTTGATCCTTGCAACCCTTGAAGCAGGAGAGTCCTCGAAGGAGAAGAGTTGCTTGTAGAATTTGATGAACTCACTCAGGATTTCCTCATCAATAGAAATTTCCTTGCTATCCACCCATAGCTTATCAATCCTTTCCTTACATTGCTTTTGCTTCATAATGTTAAAAAAGAACTTTGAGCCTTTGTCTCCTTTGTCTAGCCAGAGCATCCTGGCTCTGGTTCGGGCACCTAGTGCCTTATGATGTTGCCTTTTTTGGAGTTCACCTCTAGCTATGGCCACTTGAAGATTAAGATGAGAGTTTCTAGGGTCATATTGAAGGGCTTGCTCTGCATTGAGCAGATTAGAGAATAGAACCAACTCAACTTGTCTAGCATCTTTGGCCTTCTTTTTTCCAATGGTACCAATTATCTTCTACCAACTTCTGACCAAAGTATCCCAATTGTTTATGTAGGAGCCACTAGAGGGATTCCACTTATTAAAGATTCTTAGTATATGAATAGCTGCAAGAACATCCTGGTCTTTGAGGAGGTTTCCGTTGAGGATAAATTTACCTCCATTTTTACTATGAGGTTTGTTTGCTCTCCTAGTAACAATTTCAACAAAGATGGGGTGGTGGTCCAAGAGGTTGGAGGGTCTGACCACCACTAGGTAGCCTTGGTGGTCCGGGATAAAGGAGAAGAAGTCCTTATTGGTATAAAATCTATCCAATCTGGAGCAGATTCTACTACCAGCTTTCTGTAAGTTGCACCATGTAAACAATATGCCCTTATTAACATGCTTTAATCCTTCTAATGGGTCAAACAATCTCTTCATGATTTTCATTATATCCTAGTGAAGCTTTTCTCCACCTTTCCACTCATTTTCAATACCCCTAACTTGTCATCCTTGTGTTTGACCATATTGAAGTCACCCCCCAGAATTCATGGGATGTCAGGAAGAGAAGCAAACCACTTCCAAAGCTTAGATCTATCCTTGTAGTCATTGGGAGTGTATATGTTGCACAACCCGAATGAAGAATCACCATGTTGGAAAGTAACCCACATAGCTCTATTACAAGGGGAGACTCCTGAGAAAATGATAGAGTtatgccaattagggttaataagaaTGGCAACCCCTCCTTTGCCTTTCTCATGTTTAGTGAAGAATTTGAGGGAGTCCTTCCATATGAAGTTTAGATTGATATATAAGGTGAAGTTAATAACTTTAACTTCCCAAAGAAGGACAAAATCCAAGTCTTTATGACTACTCAAAATTCTTCTCACAATATATTTCCTGTCAGGGGATTCTAACCCCCAGATATTCTAGGATAGACATTTCATGGAGAACAGATAATTATTTTTCATTCTTGTCAGCCTTGAAGTTGTTAAAGCACTTAGGGATTCTCGCCTTTCAGTTAGATTTTTTGTGTGTGGGAGAGAGTTTGTTTTTAGAACCTAAAGGCCTCCCTCTTTTCCTCCTGGTGAGAGCTTCACCCTCAGATATTTTCTCATTTGTGAAATCTGCATCCTTAAGCTCCTCACCATTAATGGTCAATAGGTTGGATCTTAAATCAGTTTCTATCTCAGACTCATGAATGTACACAAATGAGGCATCTTCTTGGGAATCTCCTTCCGACATTCCTATCTCAAGAGAAAAATAGATTCTAGAGTTGACAACTAATGGAGTAGTTAGGATAATCTCATAAAGGATATTGTAATCATCAACCAAGGTCTTAGCTTTAACAGGAGCAGGGGTATGGGATGTGATGAGGGTAGGATGAGGGGAGCAATCCTCATTCCCTGGAGGGTCCAGTGAATCATTCTGCACAAGTGTCGGGTCTGATGGATTATCTCCAACTTGGGATTGACATGTTGTGTGAGCAGATTGAGGATTGTCAAGGGCAGGGGGTTGCAGCCCTACTCCTACTAGCATCATCTCCATGATCAATGCCTTCAAAAGTCCTGACAATTGTTTTGACATGAGAGTCCTTGCGGGGGTTGGTTTTTGTCAACTCCTTCGAGGGGGTATTAGACCCCTCTTGCACTATGCCTGGTTTGACAGATTGAAAATTCTGATGCCTTCTGGCCCTAATCTTTTCCAGGGCTAGTTGTTGGGCATTTTTTTTAGAACTTTTGTTTCCCCTTGAGACCATGTGGAAGCTAGAGTCATTGATATTTTCCATCTGAGAGATGACTGTAGAAACCGCTGAGTGAGGGGGGGGTTCTGCATTAAATGGACCAAATTCAGAATTGTTATTGAAATTAGGGGGATCAACATGTTGAGTCTTAGGGAAGTTAGCCACTGCATTATTAATGGCTTTACTTAACAAATCCAATTTATCTTTAATAGATGGTTCATTCAAAGGATTAACTAAAGGATTGGATGGAGCAGGGCCACCTTTACTCCCTCCAGACCCAAGCGGGTTATCAAAAGGTTTGGATGTATTAGACAGAATAGGACAAGAGCGCCTGACGTACCCTTCCCTTCTACAAAGGAAGCACAAATTTAGACCCCCTAGGGTTTCCATAATGCAGGTGAAGGATTCATTTCACAATTTAATGTCAAGAAATCTGGGAATGTCTACTCCCAGGTTGATGGATATCAAGACTCTGGCATCTAGATTAGGGATGAGGTTTGTCGAATGTTCTACTCTAACCACTTTCCCTATCAAATCAAGCAATTGCggaatgaaattccaaaaaatggGAGGTAGATTCTTAATTAGTAGCCAACGAGGGCAAGATATAGCCAAAATTTCTTCATTAATCGCATGAAAAGACCATTTGAGGGCCCTGAAAGTGGTTTGGCCAATGACCCAGAATTGTTTATGTAGCACCTC
The nucleotide sequence above comes from Cryptomeria japonica chromosome 11, Sugi_1.0, whole genome shotgun sequence. Encoded proteins:
- the LOC131860177 gene encoding uncharacterized protein LOC131860177, giving the protein MWWRDKDFPPKLEAWWAESDIFSGTSSFRFVKRLKMVKQTIREWNEVSFKNIFAEKLRVETEEGDLNTKIFHASVKEKRVNNRITRIQDGVGAWKDKAEVIEGIAVNHFKALLGDSIYDHLPTSLLDIIPKLVSEEENFQLMQPFTLQEIRKATFDNPPFKSPRLDDMMMEFFQKCCGFMGEDILKVAEDFRRKGRFVRELNNTVIVLIPKKQECSTMMDFCPISQCNSLYKIVSKAIMNRLKPLLNKIISSEQHGFIPGREIMDSILSTKETIHSMQITRSPEALGRNIKKQVKLGLWRGISIHDDLEHISHSQFADDTICLGRLRKGRLSNRAYLALDILLKKFLWEGSKETSRIPLINWEMAYMIKEEGGVGLRKMNLQNLALGAKLGWKMFKYPQKLWCRIMDSWNGDVPIDDLFEDKDWVNHVEASVGPWVADYLQIQNLSWKSVGEWHQVNQKRLSDILLLKKVFPSEEEDSLLWSASKSGDYRVNLGYEL